In Candidatus Methanomethylophilus alvi Mx1201, a genomic segment contains:
- the cobT gene encoding nicotinate mononucleotide-dependent phosphoribosyltransferase CobT, translating to MTFELPPSLGIHGDRKTAEDIMSRIWGKRGVFTCTIANTLTSTIPGISEAGDTPELTLFTGPADAEFLVMGKVTCMKGIPINPGNIPTPATLTKAALELSKMPFLIINGGSQVIPNIPCIEVGGECGQKITTGHAMSAAQVRKSFEYGRILGEQLAKTYDYVVISESCAGGTTTALAVLLAMGTVRENLVSSSSPKNPKQFKWDTVMQGLNAAGIGIGDLADDPLKAVECVGDPMMPVNIGILVGAAKHVPVIVGGGTQMAPIMAAAVKLEPSIIGNFMQGTTRWLLSDPNSSMERLAEAISPSIPIVNINMDYSKSPYEGLQAYEWGYIKEGVGCGGSSVAAVIESSGRIDCDMLLDKVHEIYQKIMNAD from the coding sequence ATGACTTTCGAACTTCCGCCATCCCTCGGAATACACGGGGACAGAAAGACCGCAGAAGACATCATGTCCCGCATATGGGGGAAGAGGGGCGTCTTCACCTGCACGATAGCCAACACCCTGACCTCCACCATCCCCGGCATATCTGAGGCGGGCGACACCCCGGAACTGACCTTGTTCACCGGGCCTGCGGATGCTGAGTTCCTGGTAATGGGCAAGGTCACTTGCATGAAAGGCATCCCGATAAACCCCGGGAACATACCCACCCCCGCGACCTTGACCAAAGCGGCCCTGGAACTCTCCAAGATGCCGTTCCTGATCATCAACGGAGGATCCCAGGTAATCCCCAACATCCCCTGCATCGAGGTAGGCGGGGAATGCGGACAGAAGATAACCACCGGCCACGCCATGAGCGCTGCCCAGGTGAGGAAGAGCTTCGAATACGGGAGGATACTCGGGGAACAGCTCGCGAAGACGTACGACTATGTCGTCATCAGCGAGAGCTGCGCCGGAGGGACCACTACCGCTCTCGCAGTCCTTCTGGCCATGGGCACCGTGAGGGAGAACCTCGTAAGCAGCTCCTCCCCCAAGAATCCCAAGCAATTCAAGTGGGACACCGTCATGCAGGGACTCAACGCCGCCGGGATCGGGATAGGAGACCTTGCGGACGACCCCCTGAAGGCCGTGGAATGCGTCGGAGACCCGATGATGCCCGTCAACATAGGGATACTCGTCGGAGCGGCCAAACATGTGCCTGTGATCGTCGGCGGAGGAACGCAGATGGCCCCCATAATGGCGGCCGCCGTGAAACTCGAACCGTCCATAATAGGCAACTTCATGCAGGGCACCACCAGATGGCTCCTCTCAGACCCCAATTCCAGCATGGAGAGGCTTGCAGAGGCCATATCCCCGTCCATCCCCATCGTCAACATAAACATGGATTACTCCAAGAGCCCGTACGAGGGTCTGCAGGCCTACGAATGGGGATATATCAAGGAAGGAGTGGGATGCGGAGGATCGTCCGTGGCGGCCGTCATCGAAAGCTCCGGAAGGATAGACTGCGACATGCTTCTCGACAAGGTCCATGAGATCTATCAGAAGATCATGAACGCCGATTGA
- a CDS encoding alkaline phosphatase family protein, with translation MKNTLFVLLDGMEDDPNPELGGKKPYEVAKMPFIRRKAPHLHWTTGRGYTQLFLNEFWTGHPPDIARAAIEACGLGMDMSHNRMAFRMSPAFIDGKTVHWAYGVDDRAEDLVESVKSNFYLLEDRNPQIEFFVHGRSVITMEWDGEPQQTPQAPVDGPYVPIEDPLGELILKVASENDGLTIYPWGIGRVGKVYPPFPAVKNMTAISDSPTALGIAATLGHRIQLIPDLDDRFPAARRALRDGHVFLHMDEVDEYSHEKDAHKKIRVLEHIDSMMEEYFSDIENVVFFVDHGTSCVTGTHILMDVPFRTDIECFKEGEHVELDRLVPALMEKLQ, from the coding sequence ATGAAGAACACTTTGTTCGTGCTGCTCGACGGAATGGAAGACGACCCCAATCCTGAGCTGGGCGGCAAGAAACCATACGAAGTCGCCAAGATGCCTTTTATCAGACGTAAGGCACCCCATTTGCACTGGACCACCGGAAGGGGATATACCCAGCTCTTCCTGAACGAGTTCTGGACCGGGCACCCTCCCGACATAGCGAGGGCGGCGATAGAAGCCTGCGGGCTCGGAATGGACATGTCCCACAACCGCATGGCCTTCCGCATGAGCCCCGCGTTCATAGACGGAAAGACCGTACATTGGGCATACGGCGTGGACGACAGGGCCGAAGACCTCGTGGAGAGCGTGAAAAGCAACTTCTACCTCTTGGAAGACAGGAACCCCCAGATAGAGTTCTTCGTCCATGGAAGGTCGGTCATCACGATGGAATGGGACGGAGAGCCCCAGCAGACCCCCCAGGCACCCGTCGACGGGCCCTATGTACCCATAGAGGACCCTCTGGGGGAACTCATACTGAAGGTAGCATCGGAGAACGACGGACTCACCATCTATCCGTGGGGCATAGGAAGGGTGGGGAAGGTCTATCCCCCGTTCCCTGCGGTTAAGAACATGACGGCCATCTCGGACAGCCCCACCGCATTGGGTATCGCCGCCACCCTGGGCCACAGGATACAGCTCATCCCGGACCTGGACGACCGCTTCCCGGCGGCCCGCAGGGCCCTTAGGGACGGACATGTGTTCCTGCACATGGACGAGGTCGACGAATACAGCCATGAGAAGGACGCACATAAGAAGATCAGGGTCCTGGAGCACATCGACTCCATGATGGAGGAATACTTCTCGGACATCGAGAACGTCGTGTTCTTCGTAGACCACGGGACCTCGTGCGTCACAGGCACCCATATCCTGATGGACGTACCGTTCAGGACAGACATAGAATGTTTCAAGGAGGGGGAGCATGTCGAACTCGACAGACTCGTCCCCGCACTTATGGAGAAATTACAATGA
- the hypF gene encoding carbamoyltransferase HypF has translation MKIVIRGTVQGVGFRPAVYRTAVSLGLRGTVCNNGSNVTIEVDDGDAFLEAFLRDLPPLARIESVEKTPSDIDPSIKGFSIIESDAGDMEGSSIPADTAVCSRCLGDMRSGRRKGYPFTTCTDCGPRFTLLRSLPYDRGRTAMDSFPMCQTCGGEYADPGDRRFHHQTVCCPRCGPGYRLLDKDGQEIQCDDPIGSFAEHLRKGDIGIAKSWGGMHICCILSRTAHLREWYRRPNKPFAVMVRDIASAKRYCEPTPEEERMLLSPHRPIVLVRKKDSEVSEALSPSLDNVGVFLPYTGMQHLLFDRLGEDALIMTSANVPGEPMILDDRDILGLGADVYLLHNQEIVNRADDSVLRAFGKDPFYIRKSRGAIPSYYEFPAEYDAVAVGAQESLAGAVASRGRIYPTQHIGNGEGIGVPEYLEEAVRFQMSLVDCEPQVIAEDLHPAYMNRPLARRLAEEFGAEVVDIQHHHAHVVSLMVDRGNLEHLTALALDGTGHGDDGAAWGGEVMSCGYTGYERLAHLEYIPLLGGQKALSDIRRLRLAIDMLNGEESDTGFSDSETAVLSKLAGRSIGTSSLGRVLDALSYSLGVCDRRTYDGEPAMKLEPLLARGRLVDGFETYTENGIIRTAHLFSGIEKRPDKADAAYSVVWNILSEMVDSASERADSDGEGCIGITGGVSYDVPIVRMAKELAEKHGKRLIWHTRVPNGDGGISTGQVAAALRRP, from the coding sequence ATGAAGATAGTCATCAGAGGGACCGTACAGGGGGTGGGTTTCCGCCCCGCCGTATACCGCACAGCAGTATCGCTGGGTCTCCGCGGTACCGTATGCAACAACGGTTCCAATGTGACAATCGAGGTGGATGACGGCGATGCGTTCCTGGAGGCCTTCCTCAGGGACCTGCCCCCTCTTGCCAGGATAGAGAGTGTGGAAAAGACGCCGTCCGACATAGACCCCTCGATAAAAGGGTTCTCCATCATCGAATCCGATGCCGGCGACATGGAAGGGTCTTCCATCCCTGCGGACACCGCGGTATGCTCCAGATGCCTGGGGGATATGCGTTCCGGGAGGAGGAAGGGATATCCTTTCACGACCTGTACCGACTGCGGACCCCGTTTCACCCTCCTGAGATCCCTGCCATACGACCGCGGACGCACGGCCATGGATTCATTCCCCATGTGCCAGACCTGCGGAGGGGAGTATGCGGACCCCGGCGACAGGAGATTCCACCACCAGACGGTGTGCTGCCCTCGGTGCGGTCCCGGATACCGTCTTCTGGACAAGGACGGACAGGAGATCCAATGCGACGACCCGATAGGGTCTTTCGCAGAGCACCTCCGCAAGGGCGATATCGGGATAGCCAAGAGCTGGGGAGGGATGCATATCTGCTGCATACTGTCCCGTACGGCACATCTCCGCGAATGGTACCGCCGCCCGAACAAACCATTCGCCGTCATGGTCCGCGACATCGCATCGGCAAAGAGATACTGCGAACCGACTCCTGAGGAGGAGAGGATGCTCCTCTCTCCGCACCGCCCCATAGTCCTTGTCAGGAAGAAGGATTCGGAGGTCTCGGAAGCACTGTCACCCAGTCTGGACAACGTAGGGGTGTTCCTCCCGTACACGGGGATGCAGCATCTCCTCTTCGACCGCCTCGGAGAGGATGCCCTCATAATGACCTCCGCCAACGTACCGGGGGAACCCATGATCCTCGACGACAGGGACATCCTCGGTCTCGGAGCGGACGTGTACCTCCTCCATAACCAGGAGATCGTCAACAGGGCGGATGACAGCGTCCTCCGCGCCTTCGGGAAGGACCCTTTCTACATCAGGAAATCCAGAGGAGCCATCCCTTCGTATTACGAGTTCCCTGCGGAATACGACGCGGTGGCGGTAGGCGCCCAGGAGAGCCTCGCAGGGGCGGTCGCATCCCGCGGAAGGATATATCCCACCCAGCACATCGGAAACGGGGAAGGGATAGGGGTGCCGGAGTATCTGGAGGAGGCCGTGAGGTTCCAGATGTCCCTCGTGGATTGCGAACCCCAGGTGATCGCCGAGGACCTCCACCCTGCATATATGAACAGACCCCTGGCCCGCCGTCTGGCCGAGGAATTCGGTGCGGAGGTCGTGGACATACAGCATCATCATGCGCATGTGGTATCCCTGATGGTCGACCGCGGAAACCTGGAACATCTGACCGCGCTCGCCCTGGACGGGACCGGACACGGGGACGACGGTGCGGCCTGGGGAGGGGAGGTCATGTCCTGCGGATATACGGGATATGAACGTCTGGCACATCTGGAGTACATACCGCTGCTGGGCGGACAGAAGGCACTTTCGGACATCAGAAGACTCAGGTTGGCCATCGACATGTTGAACGGTGAGGAGAGCGACACCGGCTTCTCCGATTCGGAGACCGCCGTCCTCTCCAAACTGGCAGGAAGGAGCATAGGGACCTCGTCCCTCGGAAGGGTCCTCGACGCCCTCTCCTACTCCCTAGGGGTATGCGACAGAAGGACCTACGACGGGGAACCGGCCATGAAACTGGAACCTCTTCTGGCGAGAGGGAGGCTGGTGGACGGATTCGAGACCTACACCGAGAACGGCATCATAAGGACGGCCCACCTGTTCTCCGGGATCGAGAAGCGTCCGGACAAGGCCGATGCCGCATATTCCGTAGTCTGGAACATATTGTCGGAGATGGTGGATTCGGCATCGGAGAGGGCGGACTCCGACGGTGAGGGCTGCATCGGCATCACCGGAGGGGTGTCCTACGACGTACCGATCGTCAGAATGGCGAAGGAACTTGCGGAAAAGCACGGGAAGAGACTGATCTGGCACACCCGTGTGCCTAACGGCGACGGCGGCATATCCACAGGACAGGTCGCGGCGGCGCTGAGAAGACCGTGA
- the mtnP gene encoding S-methyl-5'-thioadenosine phosphorylase, whose protein sequence is MPKIALIGGSGIYNPDNFELIEEVFPDTPYGKPSDPIMIGKINGVEVAFLFRHGKQHQHPPSSVPYRANMYALWKLGCKYIISACAVGSLQEEYRPGDLVIADQFIDWTKKRDYTYFMDKTVHMSMPDPCCPYLNQIFAETAEEMKIPYHVGGTYICIEGPRFSNRAESRMFRQFGDIVGMTMVPECQLARELGMCYCSLATVTDYDCWKDEDVTIDMVMKIMAECLDKVLRLLELGLPKIKDESTCHCIESAKGCGSLDEIQ, encoded by the coding sequence ATGCCTAAGATTGCTCTCATCGGCGGTTCCGGGATCTACAATCCCGACAACTTCGAACTCATAGAGGAGGTATTCCCCGACACCCCGTACGGAAAGCCTTCCGACCCCATAATGATCGGAAAGATCAATGGAGTGGAGGTCGCCTTCCTCTTCAGACACGGAAAACAGCACCAACACCCCCCGTCCTCCGTACCCTACAGGGCCAACATGTATGCCCTCTGGAAACTCGGATGCAAATACATCATATCCGCCTGCGCCGTCGGCTCCCTCCAGGAGGAGTACAGGCCCGGGGACCTGGTCATAGCCGACCAGTTCATAGATTGGACCAAGAAGAGGGATTACACCTACTTCATGGACAAGACCGTCCACATGTCCATGCCCGATCCCTGCTGCCCCTATCTGAACCAGATCTTCGCAGAGACTGCGGAGGAGATGAAGATCCCCTACCACGTCGGAGGGACATACATCTGCATAGAAGGTCCCAGATTCTCCAACAGGGCCGAAAGCCGCATGTTCAGGCAGTTCGGGGACATCGTCGGCATGACCATGGTGCCGGAGTGCCAGCTGGCCAGAGAACTCGGCATGTGCTACTGCAGTCTGGCCACCGTTACGGATTACGACTGCTGGAAGGACGAGGATGTGACCATCGACATGGTCATGAAGATCATGGCGGAATGCCTCGACAAGGTCCTCAGGCTCCTGGAACTCGGACTCCCGAAGATCAAGGACGAGAGCACCTGCCACTGCATCGAATCCGCCAAAGGGTGCGGTTCCCTCGACGAGATCCAGTGA
- a CDS encoding iron-containing alcohol dehydrogenase, translating into MDFEYCVPFDLKFGRGKADHIGEEISRHGRRPLIVTGKSSAKTGLLEKVEGQLEALGMEYHVFDKVSKNPLTTTVEEGAETARSSGCDCILALGGGSPMDASKGIALMACNPGEDIHGIMMDGFGGRRLTALPIVAVPTTCGTGSECNGTAILSDPVTKDKKGIRDNVLIPRCSVVDPSLMETMPPETLSAVTFDALCHSMESYLSPRSNPVTEPTSLTCMATLSKYIVRVNDDIYDEEALDAVTLASSLVGSAFYASSLIAPHGLEHPLSGLRDMVHGRGLAALTPVIFRHSCMCSAPKFSIVSKLLGGNDETDCARQVEMLLGRIGLDVYLSDEGFCEDDIPWLVDNAFRVSKARIEDNPKVFGREEIAEIYREAM; encoded by the coding sequence ATGGATTTCGAATATTGTGTCCCTTTCGATCTGAAGTTCGGCAGGGGGAAGGCCGACCATATCGGAGAAGAGATTTCCAGACATGGGAGGAGACCGCTCATCGTCACCGGAAAAAGCAGTGCGAAGACCGGTCTGCTGGAAAAGGTCGAAGGTCAGTTGGAGGCTCTCGGGATGGAATACCATGTCTTCGACAAGGTATCGAAGAATCCTTTGACGACCACCGTCGAAGAAGGGGCCGAAACGGCCAGGTCGTCCGGATGCGACTGCATATTGGCACTCGGCGGCGGAAGTCCGATGGATGCCTCCAAAGGCATCGCACTGATGGCCTGCAATCCGGGGGAGGACATACACGGGATCATGATGGACGGTTTCGGAGGGAGACGCCTTACTGCACTTCCCATAGTCGCCGTACCCACCACCTGCGGTACGGGAAGCGAATGCAACGGTACGGCCATATTGTCCGACCCGGTCACCAAGGATAAGAAGGGGATAAGGGACAACGTCCTGATACCCAGATGTTCCGTGGTCGACCCTTCCCTTATGGAGACCATGCCGCCGGAGACACTTTCCGCAGTGACGTTCGATGCGTTATGCCACAGCATGGAATCGTATCTAAGTCCCCGTTCGAATCCGGTGACCGAACCTACCAGTCTGACCTGTATGGCCACACTGTCGAAGTACATCGTAAGGGTGAATGACGACATCTATGACGAGGAGGCCTTGGACGCCGTGACCCTGGCATCGTCTCTGGTGGGGTCGGCGTTCTACGCATCCAGTCTGATAGCGCCCCATGGTCTGGAACATCCTCTCAGCGGTCTGCGCGACATGGTCCACGGGCGCGGTCTGGCCGCACTCACGCCGGTCATATTCAGGCATTCGTGTATGTGCAGCGCACCCAAGTTCTCGATCGTGTCGAAACTTCTGGGAGGGAACGACGAGACCGATTGTGCCAGACAGGTGGAGATGCTTCTGGGGAGGATAGGTCTGGACGTCTATCTTTCCGACGAGGGGTTCTGCGAGGACGACATACCCTGGCTGGTCGACAATGCGTTCAGGGTGTCCAAGGCAAGGATAGAGGATAATCCGAAGGTCTTCGGCAGAGAGGAGATAGCGGAGATCTACAGGGAAGCGATGTGA
- a CDS encoding histidinol phosphate phosphatase domain-containing protein, translating to MRADLHTHSIFSDGELIPAELVRRAMVLGHDVIAITDHVDMTNVEFVVKAVVKAVDLCEDYIKVIPGVEITHVPPRKIAEVAKQARRFGAKWVVVHGETVTEPVMPGTNKASVENPDIDILAHPGFITLEEAQTAKDNDVILEITGRMGHNITNGHVYKMAHEVGAKMVIDSDTHAPENLMDEAAALTVALGAGLTKEEADKALHVTPYEATKNL from the coding sequence ATGAGGGCCGATCTGCACACCCACTCCATATTCAGCGACGGGGAGCTCATCCCGGCCGAGCTCGTAAGAAGGGCCATGGTCCTCGGACACGACGTCATAGCCATCACAGACCACGTCGACATGACGAACGTAGAGTTCGTGGTGAAGGCCGTAGTGAAGGCCGTAGACCTCTGCGAGGATTACATCAAGGTCATCCCGGGGGTGGAGATCACCCACGTCCCCCCGAGGAAGATAGCCGAGGTTGCGAAACAGGCCAGGAGATTCGGTGCGAAATGGGTCGTCGTCCACGGCGAGACCGTGACCGAACCGGTCATGCCTGGGACTAACAAGGCTTCCGTGGAGAACCCCGACATAGACATACTGGCACATCCGGGTTTCATCACCCTCGAGGAGGCGCAGACCGCCAAGGACAACGACGTCATCCTGGAGATCACCGGAAGGATGGGTCACAACATAACCAACGGTCACGTCTACAAAATGGCACACGAGGTCGGAGCGAAGATGGTGATCGACTCGGACACACACGCCCCGGAGAACCTTATGGACGAGGCGGCCGCCCTGACCGTGGCCCTCGGAGCGGGACTGACCAAGGAAGAGGCCGATAAAGCCCTCCATGTCACCCCCTACGAGGCGACGAAAAACCTCTGA
- the hisIE gene encoding bifunctional phosphoribosyl-AMP cyclohydrolase/phosphoribosyl-ATP diphosphatase HisIE, whose translation MTEIPKLNYDEKGLIPVIVQDYRTNEVLMMAYSNEEAVKLMYETGYTHFWSRSRQKMWKKGEESGHVQKIRSIQADCDDDTLLVRVEQTGVACHTGNPSCFFKLIYGNTDQTAAIIPELIRTVEDRKNNPSEESYTCKLFGDETKMCKKIVEEAAEVALAVKDHDEDEIAAETSDLIYHTIVALVKEGVDLGKIYGELTERHS comes from the coding sequence ATGACAGAGATACCCAAACTCAACTACGACGAAAAAGGGTTGATCCCCGTTATCGTCCAAGACTACAGGACCAACGAGGTCCTCATGATGGCCTACTCCAACGAGGAGGCCGTGAAACTGATGTACGAGACCGGCTACACCCACTTCTGGAGCCGCAGCAGACAGAAGATGTGGAAGAAGGGAGAGGAATCCGGGCACGTCCAGAAGATCAGGTCCATACAGGCGGACTGCGACGACGACACCCTGCTGGTAAGGGTGGAGCAGACGGGCGTCGCCTGCCACACCGGGAACCCGTCGTGCTTCTTCAAGCTCATCTACGGGAACACCGACCAGACGGCGGCCATCATACCGGAGCTCATAAGGACCGTCGAGGACAGGAAGAACAACCCCTCCGAAGAGAGCTACACCTGCAAACTGTTCGGGGACGAGACCAAGATGTGCAAGAAGATCGTGGAGGAGGCGGCGGAGGTCGCCCTCGCCGTCAAAGACCATGACGAGGACGAGATCGCAGCCGAGACATCCGACCTCATCTACCACACCATCGTAGCCCTCGTCAAGGAAGGTGTCGACCTCGGCAAGATATACGGGGAGCTGACGGAGAGACACTCATGA
- the hisF gene encoding imidazole glycerol phosphate synthase subunit HisF encodes MLAKRVIPCLDVKDGKVVKGTEFVNLRDIGYPPELAEIYSKEGADEITFLDIAASKESRGTTLDLVRETAQRVFVPLTVGGGIRTAEDVHAALLAGADKVSMNSAAVKNPDLISESAERFGRQCVVVAVDAKRTTATKSGYEVFVKGGSEPTGLDALEWVAEAEDRGAGEILLTSIDADGTRKGYDIELTKAVVDQTNVPVIASGGCGTVDDIYRVFAETDCDAALAASIFHYREYTVAQVHDYLRERGIEVR; translated from the coding sequence ATGCTGGCAAAGAGAGTAATACCCTGTCTCGACGTCAAGGACGGAAAAGTCGTCAAAGGTACCGAGTTCGTCAACCTGCGCGATATCGGCTACCCTCCCGAACTGGCGGAGATCTACAGCAAGGAAGGTGCCGACGAGATAACCTTCCTAGACATAGCAGCCTCCAAGGAATCCAGGGGTACCACCCTCGACCTGGTGAGGGAGACCGCACAAAGGGTCTTCGTCCCGCTCACCGTCGGCGGAGGGATCCGTACGGCAGAGGACGTCCACGCCGCCCTCCTGGCCGGTGCGGACAAGGTGTCCATGAACTCGGCCGCCGTCAAAAACCCCGACCTCATATCCGAGTCGGCCGAGAGGTTCGGAAGACAGTGCGTCGTCGTAGCCGTCGACGCCAAACGCACGACGGCCACGAAGAGCGGGTACGAGGTCTTCGTCAAAGGAGGCTCCGAGCCCACGGGCCTCGACGCACTCGAATGGGTGGCCGAGGCGGAGGACAGAGGGGCCGGGGAGATCCTGCTCACCTCCATCGACGCCGACGGAACCAGGAAGGGCTACGACATAGAACTGACGAAGGCTGTCGTAGACCAGACCAACGTCCCCGTCATAGCATCCGGCGGATGCGGCACGGTGGACGACATATACAGGGTCTTCGCGGAGACCGATTGCGATGCGGCCCTCGCCGCCTCCATATTCCATTATCGCGAGTACACGGTGGCGCAGGTCCACGACTATCTCAGGGAAAGGGGGATAGAGGTAAGATGA
- a CDS encoding imidazoleglycerol-phosphate dehydratase, translating into MTEPRKARLERSTRETKVSVELDVDGTGKFDVDCDIQFLKHMTETFARYAQFDLVLKAGGDNDHHVIEDTAIAMGEAVKKALGDAPVERTASCILPMDDALVMVALDLVDRPYADIDCPDPLYTHFFRSFAMSAGITLHIVQIRGFDEHHLVEASFKALGKALYGATRPRGSLLSTKDAVKMV; encoded by the coding sequence ATGACAGAACCTAGGAAGGCCAGGCTGGAACGCAGCACCCGCGAGACCAAGGTATCCGTCGAGCTGGACGTCGACGGGACCGGGAAGTTCGATGTGGACTGCGACATCCAGTTCCTGAAGCACATGACGGAGACGTTCGCCAGATACGCACAGTTCGACCTCGTCCTGAAGGCAGGAGGGGACAACGACCACCACGTGATCGAGGACACCGCCATCGCCATGGGCGAGGCGGTCAAAAAAGCCCTCGGTGACGCTCCCGTGGAGAGGACCGCATCCTGCATCCTGCCCATGGACGACGCCCTCGTCATGGTCGCTCTGGACCTGGTCGACCGCCCCTATGCGGACATAGACTGCCCGGACCCCCTGTACACCCACTTCTTCAGGAGTTTCGCCATGTCCGCCGGCATAACCCTGCACATCGTGCAGATCCGCGGATTCGACGAGCACCACCTGGTCGAAGCCTCCTTCAAGGCCCTGGGCAAGGCACTGTACGGCGCCACCCGCCCCAGGGGATCTCTTCTGAGCACCAAGGACGCAGTGAAGATGGTCTGA
- a CDS encoding regulator of amino acid metabolism, contains ACT domain protein — MDRVHQLFEHYPSQEAVAMLMLRQGISVKDGNAYCGDIKQSDAAVARAAKVDRRVVRSTIERIENTPELLALYSKLKSMLLLSEASPEIGCSSIEVVPTDATMPGIMAGIMDVLYRAGINVRQAVVSDPVDDKDSHLIIVTDGTLPGSVLSAVRSCRGVASVIIK; from the coding sequence ATGGACCGCGTACATCAACTGTTCGAACACTATCCTTCTCAAGAAGCAGTAGCCATGCTCATGCTGAGACAGGGCATAAGCGTGAAGGACGGTAACGCCTACTGCGGTGACATAAAACAGTCGGATGCAGCGGTGGCCCGTGCGGCCAAGGTGGACAGGAGGGTCGTACGCTCCACCATAGAGCGGATCGAGAACACCCCCGAACTGCTGGCACTTTACTCCAAACTCAAATCCATGCTCCTTCTGTCCGAGGCATCCCCCGAGATCGGATGCTCCTCCATAGAGGTGGTCCCCACCGATGCGACCATGCCGGGCATCATGGCCGGCATAATGGATGTGCTCTACAGGGCGGGGATCAACGTGAGGCAGGCGGTGGTCAGCGACCCCGTCGACGACAAGGACTCCCACCTGATCATCGTCACGGACGGCACCCTGCCGGGAAGCGTACTTTCCGCCGTCAGGTCCTGCCGCGGAGTGGCCAGCGTAATCATAAAATGA
- a CDS encoding chorismate mutase — MDQPVSTKELRDEIEEIDGQIIDLIATRVDITDELAKAKKRSGQSYWDEAKGREIVERYLDLCTEVSLTEEEAEQIAHVILSISKERQKKIYDNGKS; from the coding sequence ATGGATCAGCCTGTATCGACCAAAGAACTTAGGGACGAGATCGAGGAGATCGACGGACAGATCATCGACCTCATAGCGACCCGCGTTGATATCACCGACGAACTCGCCAAGGCCAAGAAGCGCAGCGGACAGAGCTACTGGGACGAGGCCAAGGGCAGGGAGATCGTCGAAAGGTATCTCGATCTCTGCACCGAGGTCAGCCTTACTGAGGAGGAGGCGGAGCAGATCGCCCACGTCATCCTCAGCATCTCCAAGGAGAGACAGAAGAAGATCTACGACAACGGGAAGAGCTGA